The following are encoded together in the Gemmatimonadaceae bacterium genome:
- a CDS encoding alpha-ketoacid dehydrogenase subunit beta encodes MAETTYLEAIRQALFEEMDRDPNVFVLGEDIGAYGGAFKVTDGLLAKYGESRVIDTPISEAAIVGAAAGAAHMGMRPVCEMQFIDFISCAYDMLTNYVATARYRAFLPCPIVVRGPSGGYVRGGPFHSQNPEAAFLHTPGLKIVYPSTASDAYGLLKAAIRDDDPVLYFEHKYLYRRIKEELPNGDHVVPIGKARLAREGRDLSIITYAATVWKALEAAEQLEKEDGLSVDVLDLRSLLPMDDEAIMATVKKTNRVMIVHEDTRTGGVAGEVTARITERAFAWLDAPILRVTAADVPLPYSPPLEDFVLPQTSDIVTVARQLAAY; translated from the coding sequence ATGGCTGAGACGACGTATCTCGAAGCGATCCGCCAGGCGCTGTTCGAGGAAATGGACCGCGACCCGAACGTCTTTGTGTTAGGCGAAGACATCGGCGCCTACGGCGGCGCGTTCAAGGTGACGGATGGGCTGCTCGCGAAGTACGGCGAGTCGCGGGTGATCGACACGCCGATTTCCGAAGCGGCCATCGTCGGCGCCGCGGCGGGAGCCGCGCACATGGGCATGCGCCCGGTGTGCGAGATGCAGTTCATCGACTTCATCTCGTGCGCGTACGACATGCTCACCAACTACGTGGCGACCGCGCGCTATCGCGCCTTCCTGCCGTGTCCGATCGTCGTCCGCGGTCCGAGCGGCGGATACGTGCGCGGCGGGCCGTTCCATTCGCAGAATCCCGAGGCGGCGTTCCTGCACACGCCGGGTCTCAAGATCGTGTATCCGTCCACGGCGAGCGACGCGTACGGGCTGCTCAAGGCGGCGATTCGCGACGACGACCCGGTGCTGTACTTCGAGCACAAGTATCTGTACCGCCGAATCAAGGAGGAGCTGCCTAACGGCGACCACGTGGTGCCGATCGGCAAGGCGCGCCTGGCGCGCGAGGGAAGGGATCTGTCGATCATCACGTACGCGGCTACGGTCTGGAAAGCGCTCGAGGCAGCCGAACAGTTGGAAAAGGAAGATGGGTTGTCGGTGGACGTGCTCGATCTGCGTTCGCTGTTGCCGATGGATGACGAAGCGATCATGGCGACGGTGAAGAAAACGAATCGCGTGATGATCGTGCACGAGGATACGCGCACCGGGGGCGTCGCGGGTGAAGTGACGGCGCGGATTACCGAGCGCGCGTTCGCGTGGCTGGATGCACCGATTCTTCGCGTGACCGCGGCGGACGTGCCGCTGCCGTATTCACCGCCGCTCGAGGATTTTGTGCTGCCACAGACGTCGGACATCGTGACGGTGGCGCGTCAACTCGCGGCATACTGA
- a CDS encoding thiamine pyrophosphate-dependent dehydrogenase E1 component subunit alpha, with product MASRTSSRGRSAARSRATAVTPAAQAPSAALDRAQKLELYYYMRLTRSLEERLVNLYRQTKVIGGLFRSLGQEADAVGSAYALDRSKGDFLSPLIRNLGSMLVQGAQPLEIIRQYMAKGDSPTRGRELNIHFGDLERGFIGQISHLGDMVPVMAGVTLSFKMRGQDRVGLVYIGDGATSTGAFHEGINFAAVQRCPLVVVVENNGYAYSTPTSKQTAAAEFKDKALAYGIPGEQADGNDVLATYDVTKRAVDRARRGEGVTLIELLTYRRKGHAEHDNQSYVPEGEIARWASTNDPVDRYVAYLESAEGLSAGELTEIDARVQREIDTATDLAEQSPMPEPSDALVGVYANPPSAEAPWYRQGVSSAVTANERPAAWGTFNG from the coding sequence ATGGCGTCGCGCACCTCGTCGCGCGGGCGGAGCGCGGCCCGATCGCGCGCGACCGCCGTGACCCCTGCGGCCCAGGCCCCGTCGGCCGCACTCGACCGGGCGCAGAAGCTGGAGCTCTACTACTATATGCGCCTCACGCGGTCGCTCGAGGAGCGGCTGGTGAATCTGTACCGGCAGACCAAGGTGATCGGCGGCCTGTTCCGCTCGTTAGGCCAGGAAGCGGACGCCGTGGGCAGCGCCTACGCGCTCGACCGCTCGAAGGGCGATTTCCTCTCGCCGCTCATCCGGAATCTCGGGTCGATGCTGGTGCAGGGCGCGCAGCCGCTCGAGATCATCCGACAGTACATGGCCAAGGGCGACTCGCCCACGCGCGGCCGCGAGCTCAACATCCACTTCGGCGATCTCGAGCGCGGGTTCATCGGCCAGATCTCGCACCTGGGCGACATGGTGCCGGTCATGGCCGGCGTCACACTGAGCTTCAAGATGCGAGGACAGGATCGTGTGGGTCTCGTGTACATCGGCGATGGGGCGACGTCCACCGGCGCGTTCCACGAAGGCATCAATTTCGCCGCGGTCCAACGGTGTCCGTTAGTCGTGGTCGTGGAGAACAACGGCTACGCGTACTCGACGCCGACGTCCAAGCAAACGGCGGCGGCGGAGTTCAAGGACAAGGCGCTTGCGTACGGCATTCCGGGCGAGCAGGCGGATGGCAACGACGTGCTGGCCACCTACGATGTGACCAAGCGCGCCGTCGACCGTGCGCGTCGCGGCGAGGGTGTGACGTTGATCGAACTGCTCACGTATCGCCGCAAAGGACACGCGGAGCACGACAACCAATCGTACGTCCCCGAGGGGGAGATCGCGCGGTGGGCGTCGACGAACGATCCGGTGGACCGGTACGTCGCGTACTTGGAGAGTGCGGAGGGCCTCTCGGCCGGCGAGCTGACGGAGATCGACGCGCGCGTGCAGCGCGAGATCGACACCGCCACCGACCTGGCCGAGCAGTCGCCGATGCCCGAACCGAGTGACGCGCTCGTCGGGGTATACGCGAATCCGCCGTCGGCCGAGGCGCCGTGGTACCGGCAGGGTGTGTCGAGTGCCGTGACGGCGAACGAACGGCCGGCTGCCTGGGGGACCTTCAATGGCTGA
- a CDS encoding inositol-3-phosphate synthase yields MLTPGLGAVATTFMAGTESVRRGLSQPIGSLTQMATIRLGKRTENRAPLIKEFVPLAALDDLVFGAWDPIPDDALTAARKAGVLEEHHIAPIADFLSAITPMPAVFENRYVTRINGTNVKKGKTKRDLAEQLRQDVRDFKAKHKLDRLVMVWCASTETYIKAGSQHATLEQFEKAMERNDDAISPAMLYAWASIMEGVPFANGAPNLAVDAPALMQLANERGVPISGKDFKTGQTWLKTVIAPALKARMLGLLGWYSTNILGNRDGEVLDDPASFKTKEESKLSVLHTILQPEQYPELYKDFSHVVRINYYPPRGDNKEGWDNIDIKGWLGYPMQIKVNFLCRDSILAAPIVLDLALFMDFAQRAGLKGIQEWLSFYFKSPMAAPGLQPEHDLFIQQTKLKNTLRHLMGEEQITHLGMEYYAS; encoded by the coding sequence GTGCTCACGCCGGGCCTCGGCGCCGTTGCCACCACGTTCATGGCGGGGACCGAGAGCGTGCGGCGCGGGCTGTCGCAACCGATCGGCTCGCTGACGCAGATGGCGACGATCCGGTTAGGCAAGCGCACCGAAAATCGCGCGCCGCTCATCAAGGAGTTCGTGCCGCTGGCCGCGCTCGACGATCTCGTGTTCGGCGCCTGGGATCCGATCCCGGACGACGCGCTCACGGCGGCGCGCAAGGCCGGGGTGCTCGAGGAGCATCACATCGCGCCGATCGCCGACTTCCTGAGCGCGATCACCCCGATGCCGGCGGTGTTCGAGAACCGGTACGTGACGCGCATCAACGGCACGAACGTGAAGAAGGGCAAGACGAAGCGCGATCTCGCGGAGCAGCTGCGGCAGGACGTGCGTGACTTCAAAGCGAAGCACAAGCTCGACCGGCTGGTGATGGTCTGGTGTGCGTCGACCGAGACGTACATCAAGGCCGGCTCGCAGCACGCGACGCTGGAGCAGTTCGAGAAGGCGATGGAGCGCAACGACGATGCGATTTCGCCCGCGATGCTGTACGCGTGGGCCTCGATCATGGAAGGCGTCCCGTTCGCGAACGGCGCGCCCAACCTGGCCGTCGATGCGCCGGCGTTGATGCAGCTGGCGAACGAGCGCGGCGTGCCGATCTCGGGCAAGGACTTCAAGACCGGCCAGACGTGGCTGAAAACGGTGATCGCGCCGGCGCTCAAGGCGCGCATGTTAGGCCTGTTAGGCTGGTACTCCACCAACATCCTCGGCAATCGCGATGGAGAGGTGCTCGACGATCCCGCGTCGTTCAAGACGAAGGAGGAGTCGAAGCTCAGCGTGCTGCACACCATCCTGCAGCCGGAGCAGTATCCGGAGTTGTACAAGGATTTCTCGCACGTGGTGCGGATCAACTACTACCCGCCGCGCGGCGACAACAAGGAAGGCTGGGACAACATCGACATCAAGGGGTGGCTGGGCTACCCCATGCAGATCAAAGTGAACTTCCTGTGCCGCGACTCGATTCTCGCGGCGCCGATCGTGCTCGACCTCGCCCTGTTCATGGACTTTGCGCAGCGGGCGGGGTTGAAGGGGATTCAGGAATGGCTGTCATTCTATTTCAAGAGTCCGATGGCCGCGCCGGGCCTGCAGCCGGAGCACGATCTGTTCATCCAGCAAACGAAGCTCAAGAACACGCTGCGTCACCTGATGGGCGAAGAGCAGATCACGCATTTAGGCATGGAGTACTACGCGTCGTGA
- a CDS encoding CDP-alcohol phosphatidyltransferase family protein — translation MRLLPDWLTRGYLALINPVAEWLVRRGVRPNTITTVGTLCSVAGGIIYGTGHIRTGGWFLGLTALFDVLDGMVARRTNQSSPFGAFYDSTLDRVADGFVLGGLAVFFSTRPGWVGTGMVVVCVLGLIGTFVTSYTRARAASLGVDVHVGWLQRPERVVLLSAPQAFFGLALGGLVLIAIIVLLTVTSWITAAQRIAAVHAAVRRDESDPPSVRALSEASAAKRRSASSAQRVIAKGE, via the coding sequence ATGAGACTACTGCCCGATTGGCTGACGCGCGGATATCTGGCCCTCATCAATCCCGTTGCTGAGTGGCTGGTCCGTCGTGGGGTTCGGCCGAACACCATTACCACGGTCGGAACGCTGTGCTCGGTAGCCGGAGGGATCATCTACGGCACGGGCCACATTCGGACTGGGGGTTGGTTTTTGGGTTTGACGGCGCTGTTCGACGTGCTCGACGGGATGGTGGCTCGACGCACCAACCAGAGCTCGCCGTTCGGCGCTTTCTATGATTCGACGCTGGACCGGGTAGCGGATGGGTTCGTGCTGGGGGGGTTGGCCGTGTTTTTCTCGACGCGGCCGGGCTGGGTGGGGACGGGCATGGTGGTGGTGTGCGTGCTCGGTTTGATCGGAACGTTCGTGACGTCGTACACACGCGCGCGGGCGGCGTCGTTGGGCGTCGATGTGCACGTCGGCTGGCTGCAGCGTCCGGAGCGCGTGGTGTTGTTGTCGGCGCCGCAGGCGTTCTTCGGGCTCGCGTTGGGCGGGCTCGTTCTCATTGCAATCATCGTTCTGTTGACTGTCACCTCGTGGATCACTGCCGCCCAGCGCATAGCCGCCGTACACGCGGCGGTGCGCCGTGACGAGTCGGATCCGCCTTCCGTTCGTGCGCTGAGCGAGGCAAGCGCTGCCAAGCGTCGCAGCGCGTCATCCGCACAGCGCGTCATCGCCAAAGGAGAATAG